The genomic stretch CAAAAAATTCCGTGGAAAGAATATGGTGGGTGTCCTTAGTCAGGGGAGTATGGACAGAGATATAATCAGCCCGAGCAGCCAGTTCAAGCAAATCCATCCGCTCCACCCCGAGTTTTTTCACCAACTCATCAGGCATAAAGGGGTCATAGGCAATAACCTTCATCTTCAGGCCCTGAGCCCGGTTGGCCACGATGGAACCGATGCGTCCGATCCCGACAATACCCAGAGTCTTCCCGGTGACCTCACGGCCCATAAAGCTCTTCTTTTCCCATTTTCCCGCCTTCATGGAAGCCGTTGCCTGAGGAATATTCCGGGAAAGGGACATCATCATGGAGATAGCGTGCTCAGCCGCTGTGGTGGAATTGCCGTCCGGGGCATTCATGACCACGATCCCCTTTTCGCTGGCTGCCGGGATATCCACATTATCCAGCCCAATACCAGCCCGTCCCACCACTTTTAATTTTGTTGCGGCCTCAATGATATCCTTCCGCACCTTGGTAGCGCTGCGGATGACCAAACCATCGTAATCCGAGATAATAGCTTTAAGCTCCTCCGGCGGCAGCCCGGTGTTTACATCTACCTCCAACCCGGCATCTTTCAGAATCTTTTCACCGATGGGCGCAAGATTATCACTGATAAGCACTTTCATATTTTTCCCCTTAATACTCCGTTCCTTAGTTCAAATTAATATATAATATTAACAAAAAATGTTGATTTTTAAATACAAAGCTTGCACTATAACGAGATTCATACAGCCCGACAATATTAAAATCACAGAGGCGGATTCCCCGCATCTGCTCAATACAATGACGACTGCGCAATAATGTCGCAGAAATAATATACAAGGAGTACCCCATGACAGAAGTTCGTGTCCGTTTCCCGCCCAGCCCTACCGGTTACCTTCATATAGGCAGCGCCCGTACAGCCCTGCTGAATTGGCTCTGGGCTAAAAAAAATAACGGTAAGCTCATTCTGCGGATTGAAGATACTGACGTTGAGCGTTCCACTCAGGAGTCCATTGAAGGAATTATAGACGGCATGCAATGGCTGGGTCTTGACTGGGATGAAGGCCCCTATTTTCAAACCGAGTTTTCCGAGGATCACCGAAAAGCAGCAGATCAACTGCTGGCATCCGGTCATGCCTATAAATGCTTCTGCACCAAAGAAGAACTGGAAAAAAAGCGCGAAGCGGCCAGAGCGGCCAAAAAGGAATTTGGCTATGACGGCACCTGCCGTAATTTAAGCCCGGAACAAGTTGCGGAAAAAGAGGCTACAGGCCTCTCCTCGGTTGTTCGCTTCAAGGTGCCTGAGCAGGAAGGCAAACTGGCCTATTATGATGAGGTGCTAGGCTCCATTGAACGTGCTTATGATGACATTGAGGATTTTGTCATTGTCCGCTCTAACGGCAAGCCGCTCTATCTGCTCTGTAACGTGGTAGATGATATCCGGGACCGAATCAGCCATGTCATTCGCGGCCAGGATCATATGAGCAACACCACCCGCCAGGTATTGCTTTACCAAGCCCTGGACGCAGCTCAGCCTGTTTTTGCCCATATGCCGCTAACCCTGGATCTGCAAAAACGCAAGATCTCCAAACGCAGCCACGGCGAGCTGGTTTCTGTCCAGTTTTACCGAGAAAAAGGCTTCATCCCTTGGGCCTTATGCAATTTCCTTGCCCTGCTCGGCTGGAATCCTGGCACAGATCAAGAGATCTTCAGCCGGGAAGAGCTGATTGAGACCTTCAGTCTGGATCGCATCAGCAAGGTAAATTCGGTGTTCAATCACCGAAAAGATGATCCCAAATTCTTTACAGATCCCAAGCTGATTTCCATCAATGAACAGTACCTGCGCTCAATGGATATACCTGCCTTGGCAGACCTGGTAAAGCAAGATTTCATCCAGCAGGATATCTGGGATACCGCCTATGAAGGCGAGAAAAAAGAATGGTTCCTGAGCACCTTGGATCTGATCCGGGATCGCTTTCATACAGTGCGCGATTTTGCTACCCTGGGCCGGGCCTATTTTGCTGATGATTATACAGTGGAAGAAAAGCCGCTGAAGAAAAATGTCCTTAAACATCCAGACCTCAAAACCTGGATGCCCATGTTATCCGAACGCTTTGCCGGTCTAGATGATTTTAACAAGGAAAGCAGCGAGGCTACGGCCCGTGAACTGGCGACAGAGCTGGACATCAAACCAGGCATCCTGATTAACGGGATGCGCACCATACTCACCGGCCAATTAGCCGGACCAGGTATGTTTGATATCCTGATTGCCTTGGGCAAAGAGCGGGTCGTCAAACGATTGCGTGACATTTCTCCTCTCTACAAGAAGTAAATAAAAGCGAAATCATCCGCTCCTGTTGACTCTTGGGAGCGGATTGCATACCATCAATCTGTGAGGAATCGCTCCAAGCAGGGAACATCCCTCCCTTAAAAAGGGTACCGCCGGGCCTCCCGCAACACCCATCCCGCGCCTCTGGGGCAGGACAACAAAACATGAAAGTTGACTCAAACGAGACTCTCAGGAACCAGCTGGCTCCTCTTGTAACAAGATAACATTTTAAAAAAATAAAACGTGAAATCCGCTATCAGATTCTTTTTTATCATTATTGCGTTTGCTCTTTTTCTCTCTACAGCTGAGTCAGCATCGACCAGTGAAAAGGTCATTGCCTTTGCCCAAGATACTCTGGCTAATGATTACCGTAAAGCCCAGGTCTTTGAGGTACGTGATGCTGTTGCTGAACACGCTGCTGAACATTCAGGACTGAGGTTTACCTCCTCTGATGCAAACGGGCAAACCTCGCTCCTGATTCATCAAATAGAAAAATTTATCGCCGCCAAGGTCGATATACTCATCGTGGGCACCAATGATGCTGATGCCGTTGTCCCGGTCATTGCAAAGGCCCATAACCAGGGAATTCCTGTCATCATCCTGGATCGAGGTGTCAACAGCACAGCCTACACCACCTTTATCAATTCGGATAATATCAAAATCGGAGAAATCGGCGCTCAATATATTGCTGAACAGATTAGGGGCAAAGGAACGGTACTGCTCTTTGAGGGCCTGCAAAAAGCGGACGTAACCCAGCTACGCAATAAGGGCTTTCTTGCTGTGATGAGTCGCCATAAGGGGATCAAGGTCATCAGGAGAACGGGAAACTACCTGCGTAAGGACGCCATTATTGAAATGGAAAAACTCATTAAGGAAGGCGTGCATATTGATGCAATATTTTCTGAAAGCGACAGCATGCTCAGTGGGGTACGTTCCGCTCTGCATCGTCATGAGCTGGACCCGAAAAAAATTCTTATGATAGGCTGTGATTATACATCCGAGGCCCGGGAAGCAATTCGTCAAGGGACCCAAACCGGTTCCATTCTTTTCCCCTTGGGTGGTGGTCAAGCTGTCCAGACCGCGCTCAAAATCCTGAAAGGAGAAAAGGTGGCTAAGCATATCTCTCTCCCGATCAAATTGGTCACTCTCAAAAATGTTAACGAGGTACCTCCG from Candidatus Electrothrix communis encodes the following:
- a CDS encoding substrate-binding domain-containing protein, with translation MKSAIRFFFIIIAFALFLSTAESASTSEKVIAFAQDTLANDYRKAQVFEVRDAVAEHAAEHSGLRFTSSDANGQTSLLIHQIEKFIAAKVDILIVGTNDADAVVPVIAKAHNQGIPVIILDRGVNSTAYTTFINSDNIKIGEIGAQYIAEQIRGKGTVLLFEGLQKADVTQLRNKGFLAVMSRHKGIKVIRRTGNYLRKDAIIEMEKLIKEGVHIDAIFSESDSMLSGVRSALHRHELDPKKILMIGCDYTSEAREAIRQGTQTGSILFPLGGGQAVQTALKILKGEKVAKHISLPIKLVTLKNVNEVPPVF
- the gltX gene encoding glutamate--tRNA ligase — its product is MTEVRVRFPPSPTGYLHIGSARTALLNWLWAKKNNGKLILRIEDTDVERSTQESIEGIIDGMQWLGLDWDEGPYFQTEFSEDHRKAADQLLASGHAYKCFCTKEELEKKREAARAAKKEFGYDGTCRNLSPEQVAEKEATGLSSVVRFKVPEQEGKLAYYDEVLGSIERAYDDIEDFVIVRSNGKPLYLLCNVVDDIRDRISHVIRGQDHMSNTTRQVLLYQALDAAQPVFAHMPLTLDLQKRKISKRSHGELVSVQFYREKGFIPWALCNFLALLGWNPGTDQEIFSREELIETFSLDRISKVNSVFNHRKDDPKFFTDPKLISINEQYLRSMDIPALADLVKQDFIQQDIWDTAYEGEKKEWFLSTLDLIRDRFHTVRDFATLGRAYFADDYTVEEKPLKKNVLKHPDLKTWMPMLSERFAGLDDFNKESSEATARELATELDIKPGILINGMRTILTGQLAGPGMFDILIALGKERVVKRLRDISPLYKK